Within the Cyanobacteria bacterium GSL.Bin1 genome, the region GTGGGCTCAAACGGTTTGGCAATATAAGCATCCGCGCCTTGTTTCATTCCCCAGTATTTATCAAATTCTTCTCCTTTAGAAGAACACATAATAACCGGGACATTTTCGGTATTAGGGTCAGTCTTAATTTGACGACAGACTTCATAGCCATTCATCCGAGGCATGACAATATCTAAAACAACGATATCAGGTGGTTGCGTTTTAATTTGTTCTAAGGCTTCCACTCCATCCCCAACACTGATGACAGACGCATTTAACCCACTCCCTTTTAGTAAATCGGAAATCATCTGTCTCTGGGTTACACTATCTTCAACGACTAAAACAGTACTCATATAATTGTGTGTCCTTACTACGGGCTTAAACTGTGACTAAGATTGGTGTTTCATTTTAATCCGATTCTAATGGAATTTGGACGGTTGTGATGATAGAAAATGTAACTAGATTTCTTTAAATCATTATATATTGTGATCTATATCTAGTTTATTGACCATATTCATGTAAAATTTTTAGCAAATCGGTTTCAGTAATGGGTTGTGCTAAAAAACTGGTTACTC harbors:
- a CDS encoding response regulator, with product MSTVLVVEDSVTQRQMISDLLKGSGLNASVISVGDGVEALEQIKTQPPDIVVLDIVMPRMNGYEVCRQIKTDPNTENVPVIMCSSKGEEFDKYWGMKQGADAYIAKPFEPTELIGTIKQLLRG